In a single window of the Halomicroarcula saliterrae genome:
- a CDS encoding phosphoenolpyruvate hydrolase family protein: MQFSHAESLERLESVVSNGEPVIGAGAGTGISAKFAERGGVDLLIIYNSGRYRMNGRGSLAGLLPYGDANEIVVEMGHEVLPVVEDTPVLAGVNGTDPFRQMDVFIEDLKRRGFSGVQNFPTVGLIDEDSSFRRNLEETGMGYDEEIEMIREAADRGMLTCPYVFTEAHAREMAEAGADVIVSHMGLTTSGDIGAETALDLETAAERVQAHHDAAKDVDDDVMVICHGGPIAWPDDAEYVLNNTEGVVGFFGASSIERLPTEEAIQNQAREFKGIEF, translated from the coding sequence ATGCAGTTCTCGCATGCGGAGTCACTCGAACGGCTGGAATCGGTAGTCTCGAACGGCGAACCCGTCATCGGCGCCGGCGCGGGGACCGGTATCTCGGCGAAGTTCGCCGAGCGGGGCGGGGTCGACCTGCTCATCATCTACAACTCCGGGCGATACCGGATGAACGGCCGCGGGTCGCTGGCCGGGCTGTTGCCCTACGGCGACGCGAACGAGATCGTCGTCGAGATGGGTCACGAGGTGCTCCCGGTCGTCGAGGACACCCCCGTTCTGGCCGGCGTCAACGGGACCGACCCGTTCCGACAGATGGACGTGTTCATCGAGGACCTGAAGCGGCGGGGCTTTTCGGGCGTCCAGAACTTCCCGACAGTCGGCCTCATCGACGAGGACAGCTCCTTCCGGCGGAATCTGGAGGAGACCGGGATGGGCTACGACGAGGAGATAGAGATGATCCGGGAGGCCGCCGACCGGGGAATGCTCACCTGTCCGTACGTCTTCACCGAGGCTCACGCCCGCGAGATGGCCGAGGCCGGCGCGGACGTCATCGTCTCGCACATGGGACTGACCACGTCGGGCGACATCGGCGCGGAGACCGCACTGGACCTCGAAACGGCCGCCGAGCGCGTCCAGGCCCACCACGACGCCGCGAAAGACGTCGACGACGACGTCATGGTCATCTGCCACGGCGGCCCCATCGCCTGGCCCGACGACGCCGAGTACGTCCTGAACAACACGGAGGGCGTCGTCGGCTTCTTCGGCGCCTCCAGCATCGAACGGCTCCCGACCGAGGAGGCCATTCAAAATCAAGCTCGCGAGTTCAAGGGGATAGAGTTCTGA
- a CDS encoding YqaA family protein, which yields MSWPFAVPLPVAFLAECGTAGSSLALLEEAVCTATGPTGLAIIAVYSFLIAFVLPLPSEVVLVPAETLRLGLSTQGNIAAIILFSALGKALGSLFAFHIGQEAKEYGPLVRRIKDSRFDIIEWSERKTIKIARKYGYVGLALALSVPFFPDTLSIYAFTVLEEDYVRFGAATFVGSAGRLLVTLGLAGGTLALL from the coding sequence GTGAGTTGGCCCTTCGCGGTTCCCCTGCCGGTCGCGTTCCTCGCCGAGTGTGGTACCGCCGGCAGTTCGCTCGCCCTCCTGGAGGAGGCCGTCTGTACAGCGACCGGCCCGACGGGGCTGGCCATCATCGCGGTGTACTCCTTTCTCATCGCCTTCGTGTTGCCGTTGCCCAGCGAGGTCGTCCTCGTGCCGGCGGAGACGCTCCGGCTCGGGCTCTCGACGCAGGGGAACATCGCCGCCATCATCCTCTTCAGCGCGCTGGGCAAGGCGCTGGGGAGCCTCTTCGCGTTCCACATCGGACAGGAGGCAAAGGAGTACGGCCCGCTGGTCCGGCGCATCAAGGACTCCCGGTTCGACATCATCGAGTGGTCCGAGCGCAAGACCATCAAAATCGCACGCAAGTACGGCTACGTCGGCCTCGCGCTGGCGCTGTCGGTCCCCTTCTTCCCCGATACGCTCTCCATCTACGCGTTCACGGTGCTGGAGGAGGACTACGTCCGCTTTGGCGCGGCGACGTTCGTGGGCAGCGCGGGTCGCCTGCTCGTGACGCTGGGGCTCGCCGGCGGGACGCTGGCGCTGCTGTAG
- a CDS encoding NfeD family protein, which translates to MNVSVGSLALVPAQLEPLFGTTVSVVLFLAGAGLIVAEAFAPGTHFFVLGVALLVAGLVGFLIPPGLGVLAPLILAAAVLATTAVTLWGYRKIDFSAPGRGQSLSSSSLQGQFGTVTERVTTSAGQVKLEDGGFNPYYEARSVGGEIAEGTEVLVVDPGGGNVLKVEAAATTDDDIDRALERDREENTSVEPDAESEHA; encoded by the coding sequence ATGAACGTTTCCGTGGGCTCGCTCGCTCTCGTGCCCGCCCAGCTCGAACCGCTGTTCGGTACGACGGTATCGGTCGTCCTGTTCCTCGCAGGGGCGGGACTCATCGTCGCCGAAGCGTTCGCGCCGGGCACGCACTTTTTCGTCCTCGGCGTCGCGCTGCTGGTCGCCGGACTGGTCGGCTTCCTGATTCCGCCCGGACTCGGCGTTCTCGCGCCCCTCATCCTCGCAGCGGCCGTTCTCGCGACGACAGCGGTGACGCTCTGGGGGTACCGGAAGATAGACTTCTCGGCGCCCGGCCGGGGACAGTCGCTCTCGTCGAGTTCGCTTCAGGGGCAGTTCGGTACCGTCACGGAGCGGGTCACGACGAGCGCCGGGCAGGTCAAACTCGAAGACGGCGGCTTCAACCCGTACTACGAGGCCCGCAGCGTCGGCGGCGAGATAGCTGAAGGGACCGAGGTGCTCGTCGTCGACCCCGGCGGCGGCAACGTCCTGAAAGTCGAGGCGGCCGCGACTACCGACGACGACATCGACCGGGCCCTCGAACGGGACCGCGAGGAGAACACGTCCGTCGAGCCGGACGCCGAGTCCGAACACGCGTGA
- the metG gene encoding methionine--tRNA ligase — MSHDEFPTDHPAVVTCGLPYANGDLHVGHLRTYVAGDALSRGLRRIGQQTAFVCGSDMHGTPVAVNAAEEGVEPREFALEYHESYAETFPQFNVEFDNYGHTDDETNTELTQEFVRSWVAGDYVHEKEIEVAWDTEEDQPLPDRFVEGTCPYCGEQARGDECDEGCQRHLEPGEIEDPVSTITGNPAEYRTREHKFLRLAEFQEYLQGFLDRIEGTDNAKNQPREWVDGELQDLCITRDMDWGIDYPAEEGDGATAEDLVLYVWVDAPIEYVASTKQYSERVGADEYDWEQVWKIDGDTEHGTEWDDEWTDEGGDIVHVIGRDIIQHHAVFWPAMLRGAGYNEPRSLLATGFVGIDGKALSTSRNRAVWAEEYLDAGFHPDLFRYYIATGAGLETDVDFSWDRFAERVNGELVGNVGNFINRGLLFAHRNYGGTPEVDVSDDVRERIETTLSEFEAAVREYDVRALAELATELSDYGNEYIQRTEPWHLVDEAPEEAEQVIRDCVQLAKAVAVVMQPVLPGKAERLWGQLEEPGSVAEASLSAALEAPPASFGEPEQLFEQVDDDHIAVLNEELQGRVESEASAEAPDDEPADLEPLADERISFDDFEGVDMRVGEIVSAESVEDADKLLKLEVDIGHEVRQVVAGLAELHEVDELPGTRVILLANMEQATIFGVESNGMVLAAGDEADLLTTHGDAPLGTRVQ; from the coding sequence ATGAGTCACGACGAGTTTCCCACGGACCACCCAGCGGTGGTCACCTGCGGGCTCCCCTACGCCAACGGCGACCTGCACGTCGGCCACCTGCGGACCTACGTCGCCGGCGACGCCCTCTCGCGAGGGCTGCGACGCATCGGCCAGCAGACCGCCTTCGTCTGCGGCTCGGACATGCACGGGACGCCGGTCGCCGTCAACGCCGCCGAGGAGGGAGTCGAACCCCGCGAGTTCGCGCTGGAGTACCACGAGAGCTACGCCGAGACGTTCCCGCAGTTCAACGTCGAGTTCGACAACTACGGCCACACGGACGACGAGACGAACACCGAACTCACACAGGAGTTCGTCCGCTCGTGGGTGGCGGGGGACTACGTCCACGAGAAGGAGATAGAGGTCGCCTGGGACACCGAGGAGGACCAGCCCCTGCCCGACCGGTTCGTCGAGGGGACCTGCCCCTACTGCGGCGAACAGGCCCGCGGCGACGAGTGCGACGAGGGGTGTCAGCGCCACCTCGAACCCGGCGAAATCGAGGACCCGGTGAGTACGATCACGGGCAACCCCGCGGAGTACCGCACGCGCGAACACAAGTTCCTCCGGCTGGCGGAGTTCCAGGAGTACCTCCAGGGGTTCCTCGACCGCATCGAGGGCACGGACAACGCGAAGAACCAGCCCCGCGAGTGGGTCGACGGCGAACTGCAGGACCTCTGTATCACGCGGGATATGGACTGGGGTATCGACTATCCCGCCGAGGAGGGAGACGGGGCGACGGCCGAGGACCTCGTGCTGTACGTCTGGGTCGACGCTCCTATCGAGTACGTCGCCTCCACGAAGCAGTACTCAGAGCGCGTCGGCGCCGACGAGTACGACTGGGAGCAGGTCTGGAAGATCGACGGCGATACCGAACACGGCACCGAGTGGGACGACGAGTGGACCGACGAGGGCGGCGACATCGTCCACGTCATCGGCCGGGACATCATCCAGCACCACGCGGTCTTCTGGCCGGCGATGTTGCGCGGGGCGGGCTACAACGAACCGCGCTCGCTTCTCGCAACTGGCTTCGTCGGCATCGACGGCAAGGCCCTCTCGACGTCGCGAAACCGTGCGGTGTGGGCCGAGGAGTATCTCGACGCCGGCTTCCACCCCGACCTGTTCCGGTACTACATCGCGACGGGCGCGGGCTTAGAGACCGACGTGGACTTCTCGTGGGACCGCTTTGCCGAGCGGGTCAACGGCGAACTCGTCGGGAACGTCGGGAACTTCATCAACCGCGGGCTCCTCTTCGCCCACCGGAACTACGGCGGCACGCCCGAGGTCGACGTCAGCGACGACGTTCGCGAGCGCATCGAGACGACGCTCTCGGAGTTCGAGGCGGCCGTCCGGGAGTACGACGTCCGCGCGCTCGCGGAACTGGCGACGGAGCTGTCGGACTACGGGAACGAGTACATCCAGCGGACGGAGCCGTGGCACCTCGTCGACGAAGCGCCCGAGGAGGCCGAGCAGGTCATCCGCGACTGCGTCCAGCTGGCGAAGGCCGTCGCCGTCGTCATGCAGCCGGTGTTGCCCGGCAAGGCCGAGCGGCTGTGGGGCCAGCTAGAGGAGCCCGGGTCGGTCGCCGAGGCGTCGCTCTCCGCCGCGCTGGAGGCGCCGCCGGCGTCGTTCGGCGAGCCCGAACAGCTGTTCGAGCAGGTCGACGACGACCACATCGCGGTGCTGAACGAGGAGCTACAGGGACGAGTCGAGAGCGAGGCTTCGGCGGAAGCCCCGGACGACGAGCCCGCCGACCTCGAACCGCTCGCCGACGAGCGCATCAGCTTCGACGACTTCGAGGGGGTCGACATGCGCGTCGGCGAGATCGTCAGCGCCGAATCGGTCGAGGACGCCGACAAGCTCCTCAAGCTCGAAGTCGACATCGGCCACGAGGTCCGCCAGGTCGTCGCCGGCCTCGCCGAACTCCACGAGGTCGACGAGCTCCCGGGAACGCGTGTCATACTGCTTGCAAACATGGAGCAGGCGACCATCTTCGGCGTCGAATCGAACGGGATGGTGCTGGCAGCCGGCGACGAGGCCGACCTGCTGACCACGCACGGCGACGCCCCGCTGGGCACTCGGGTGCAGTAG
- the mfnA gene encoding tyrosine decarboxylase MfnA: MLQRAEPQDFERVLSSMCTVPHPSARKAAERFLATNPGDPGTYETVADLEDDAVDALGELTGLAEPAGYIASGGTEANIQALRIARNRADTDDPNVVAPVHAHFSFTKAAAVLDVELRTAPARNHRADTEAMAELIDDDTVCVVGVAGSTEYGFVDPIPAIADLAGDAGALCHVDAAWGGFYLPFTDHDWHFGHAAVDTMTIDPHKVGQAAVPAGGLLAREETLLDDLAVETPYLESTSQLTLTGTRSGAGVASAVAAMEALWPAGYREQYERSMDNAEWLADQLSARGHDVVGPELPLVAADLSIPMTDELRERGCSRSGRLGDPTMKKMVAHVTRSMLRSFVADLDWY, from the coding sequence ATGCTCCAGCGGGCCGAGCCACAGGACTTCGAACGGGTGCTCTCCTCGATGTGTACCGTTCCACACCCGTCGGCCCGCAAGGCGGCGGAGCGCTTTCTCGCGACCAACCCCGGCGACCCCGGCACCTACGAGACCGTCGCCGACCTCGAAGACGACGCCGTCGACGCGCTGGGGGAACTGACCGGGCTGGCGGAGCCGGCCGGGTATATCGCCTCCGGCGGCACCGAGGCCAACATTCAGGCGCTGCGCATCGCCCGCAACCGGGCCGACACCGACGACCCCAACGTCGTCGCGCCGGTCCACGCCCACTTCTCCTTTACCAAGGCCGCGGCCGTGCTGGACGTTGAACTGCGCACCGCGCCGGCCCGGAACCACCGCGCCGACACGGAAGCGATGGCCGAGCTGATAGACGACGACACCGTCTGTGTCGTCGGCGTGGCCGGCTCGACGGAGTACGGCTTCGTCGACCCTATCCCCGCGATAGCCGACCTCGCGGGCGACGCCGGCGCGCTGTGTCACGTCGACGCCGCGTGGGGCGGCTTCTATCTACCTTTCACCGACCACGACTGGCACTTCGGCCACGCCGCCGTGGACACGATGACCATCGACCCACACAAGGTCGGGCAGGCCGCCGTCCCCGCCGGCGGACTGCTCGCACGCGAGGAGACACTGCTGGACGACCTGGCCGTCGAGACGCCGTATCTCGAATCGACGAGCCAGCTCACGCTCACCGGGACCCGCTCGGGCGCCGGCGTCGCGTCGGCCGTCGCGGCGATGGAGGCCCTCTGGCCGGCGGGCTACCGAGAGCAGTACGAGCGGTCGATGGACAACGCCGAGTGGCTGGCCGACCAGCTCAGCGCCCGGGGCCACGATGTCGTCGGGCCGGAGCTCCCGCTCGTGGCCGCCGACCTCTCGATTCCGATGACCGACGAACTGCGCGAGCGGGGCTGTTCGAGGAGCGGTCGCCTCGGCGACCCGACGATGAAAAAGATGGTGGCCCACGTGACGCGGTCGATGCTGCGGTCGTTCGTGGCGGATTTGGACTGGTATTAG
- a CDS encoding Tm-1-like ATP-binding domain-containing protein: MAVVVIGTLDTKGEEIDFARAVIESQGVDTHLVDVGVMGEPEVEPDTAAGAVAEAAGTTLDALREGGDRGEAMEAMGEGAATVAEGLYTEGTLDGVLGLGGSGNTSIATTAMRALPVGVPKFMVSTMASGDTEPYVGSRDIAMLYSVADIEGLNQLSRRVIGNAALAMVGMVANEPDVEVEDRPTVGITMFGVTTPCVQRAREVLEDRGYETIVFHATGTGGRAMESLVEEGVIDGVLDVTTTEWADELVGGTLTAGPDRLEAAGEAGIPQVVSTGALDMVNFGPRDSVPEEFEGGQFHVHNPQVTLMRTTPEENADLGAILAEKLNGATGPTAIVLPLGGVSMLDVEGEEFYDPEADAELFDAIRDRLDENVELLEREADINDGAFAELLAETLDEYMREAGVGPEH, encoded by the coding sequence ATGGCCGTCGTCGTCATCGGGACGCTCGACACGAAAGGCGAGGAGATAGATTTCGCCCGGGCGGTCATCGAGTCACAGGGCGTCGACACCCACCTCGTCGACGTGGGCGTGATGGGCGAGCCCGAGGTCGAGCCGGACACGGCGGCCGGAGCGGTCGCCGAGGCCGCGGGGACGACGCTCGACGCGCTCCGCGAGGGCGGCGACCGCGGCGAAGCGATGGAAGCGATGGGCGAGGGCGCGGCCACGGTCGCCGAGGGGCTCTACACCGAAGGGACACTCGACGGCGTGCTCGGGCTCGGCGGCTCCGGCAACACCTCCATCGCGACGACGGCGATGCGGGCGCTCCCGGTGGGCGTCCCCAAGTTCATGGTGTCGACGATGGCCTCGGGCGACACGGAGCCCTACGTCGGTTCGCGCGACATCGCCATGCTGTACTCCGTCGCCGACATCGAGGGGCTGAACCAGCTCTCCCGGCGGGTCATCGGCAACGCCGCACTGGCGATGGTCGGGATGGTCGCCAACGAGCCCGACGTCGAGGTCGAAGACCGACCCACTGTCGGCATCACGATGTTCGGCGTCACGACCCCGTGCGTCCAGCGGGCCCGCGAGGTGCTCGAAGACCGGGGCTACGAGACCATCGTCTTCCACGCGACGGGCACGGGCGGACGAGCGATGGAGTCGCTCGTCGAGGAGGGCGTCATCGACGGCGTCCTCGACGTGACGACGACCGAGTGGGCGGACGAGCTCGTCGGCGGGACGCTCACCGCTGGCCCTGACCGACTGGAGGCGGCCGGCGAGGCGGGGATTCCACAAGTGGTCTCGACCGGTGCGCTCGACATGGTGAACTTCGGCCCGCGGGACTCGGTGCCCGAGGAGTTCGAGGGGGGGCAATTCCACGTCCACAACCCACAGGTGACGCTGATGCGGACGACGCCCGAGGAGAACGCCGACCTGGGCGCTATACTCGCCGAAAAGCTCAACGGCGCGACCGGGCCAACGGCGATTGTCCTCCCGCTCGGCGGCGTCTCCATGCTCGACGTCGAGGGGGAGGAGTTCTACGACCCCGAGGCCGACGCCGAACTGTTCGATGCGATACGGGACCGTCTCGACGAGAACGTGGAACTCCTCGAACGAGAGGCGGATATCAACGACGGCGCCTTCGCAGAGCTGCTCGCCGAGACGCTGGACGAGTACATGCGCGAGGCCGGCGTCGGACCTGAGCACTAG
- a CDS encoding DUF7312 domain-containing protein: MSTDGSDDRTDDEFVAEYEPATAADIIDEAEPVADEDADTAPDDDDGAVAGSFAPDVAVTPQAPAPENTLFVALGIYFTVLALVDTVIGLTPVQVVGIALTIGAVTLVSYGILVRTTPDT, translated from the coding sequence ATGTCCACCGACGGGAGCGACGACCGGACCGACGACGAGTTCGTCGCCGAGTACGAGCCCGCGACAGCGGCCGATATCATCGACGAGGCCGAGCCCGTGGCGGACGAGGACGCCGACACCGCTCCGGACGACGACGATGGGGCCGTCGCGGGCTCGTTCGCCCCGGACGTGGCGGTGACCCCGCAGGCACCGGCGCCGGAGAACACGCTGTTCGTAGCGCTTGGCATCTACTTCACCGTTCTCGCACTCGTCGACACGGTAATCGGGCTCACTCCGGTTCAGGTAGTCGGTATCGCCCTCACTATCGGCGCCGTCACGCTCGTCTCGTATGGGATTCTGGTCCGCACCACCCCCGACACTTAA
- a CDS encoding redoxin domain-containing protein, producing the protein MVETGDIAPDFTLRGTDGQLLSQYTLSDYVADGYVILSFYMNDFSPVCSEQMCDLDDIDLFQFEADVSMFGISPDYVYSHREYSRQKGITFPLLSDTQFEVSKAYGVYDPELESGVRRALFLVDSDRRIRHSWVATDNWEAWDHSTTEALKAALDTLRI; encoded by the coding sequence ATGGTAGAGACGGGGGATATCGCACCTGATTTCACGCTCCGCGGGACTGACGGCCAGTTGCTCTCACAGTACACGCTCTCGGACTACGTCGCGGACGGCTACGTTATCCTCTCGTTCTACATGAACGACTTCTCGCCGGTCTGCTCGGAGCAGATGTGCGACCTCGACGACATCGACCTGTTCCAGTTCGAGGCTGACGTCTCGATGTTCGGCATCTCGCCCGACTACGTCTACTCCCACCGGGAGTACAGCCGACAGAAGGGGATCACCTTCCCGCTGCTCTCGGACACGCAGTTCGAGGTCTCGAAGGCCTACGGCGTCTACGACCCCGAGCTGGAGTCGGGCGTCCGCCGGGCGCTGTTTCTCGTCGACAGCGACCGGCGAATCCGGCACAGCTGGGTCGCGACGGACAACTGGGAGGCGTGGGACCACAGCACGACCGAGGCGCTGAAAGCCGCCCTCGACACGCTCCGGATCTGA
- a CDS encoding zinc-binding dehydrogenase produces MQAVQFDSHGDRDVLTYGDFPDPECGPREALVDIKAASLNHLDVHTRRGLPGIDLDMPHVPGSDAAGVVTEVGDDVTRFEAGDRVALLAGKSGGDDEFSRKGDPTLAPDFHIIGEHVRGVHSEFAAIPEANLAPVPEGVDWETAAAAPLVFQTAWRMLRDRGELQVGESVLVLGASGGVGHAAVQVAAEAGAEVFATASTDEKLTYAAELGADRTINYAEEDFASEIRSLTGGRGVDMVVDHIGAQTWRDSLKSLVKGGRVVTCGATTGGNPETDLNRIFWNQLRVIGSTMATPGQAEAALDLVWDGTFEPRIRETLPMSDIAEAHRLVEEREGFGKVVVVPDSEL; encoded by the coding sequence ATGCAAGCAGTCCAGTTCGACAGCCACGGCGACAGAGACGTGCTCACGTACGGCGATTTTCCGGACCCGGAGTGTGGGCCTCGGGAGGCCCTGGTCGATATCAAAGCGGCCTCGCTGAACCACCTCGACGTCCACACACGGCGGGGATTGCCGGGTATCGACCTCGACATGCCACACGTTCCGGGGAGCGACGCGGCCGGGGTCGTGACCGAAGTCGGGGACGACGTCACGCGGTTCGAAGCCGGCGACCGCGTCGCGCTGTTGGCCGGCAAGAGCGGCGGGGACGACGAGTTCAGCCGCAAGGGCGACCCGACACTGGCTCCCGACTTCCACATCATCGGCGAACACGTCAGGGGCGTCCACAGCGAGTTCGCCGCGATTCCCGAGGCGAACCTCGCACCCGTCCCGGAGGGAGTGGACTGGGAGACGGCGGCCGCCGCGCCGCTCGTCTTCCAGACCGCCTGGCGGATGCTCCGTGACCGGGGAGAGCTACAGGTCGGCGAGTCGGTGCTCGTCCTCGGGGCGTCGGGCGGGGTCGGCCACGCGGCGGTGCAGGTGGCCGCCGAGGCCGGCGCCGAGGTGTTCGCAACGGCCAGCACCGACGAGAAGCTCACCTACGCAGCGGAACTCGGTGCCGACCGGACGATAAACTACGCCGAGGAGGACTTCGCGAGCGAGATTCGGTCGCTGACCGGCGGCCGCGGCGTCGACATGGTGGTCGACCACATCGGCGCACAGACCTGGCGGGACTCGCTCAAGAGCCTCGTGAAAGGGGGCCGCGTCGTCACCTGCGGGGCGACGACCGGCGGGAATCCGGAGACGGACCTCAACCGCATCTTCTGGAACCAGCTCCGGGTCATCGGGTCGACGATGGCCACCCCGGGACAGGCAGAAGCGGCGCTCGACCTGGTGTGGGACGGGACCTTCGAGCCGCGCATCCGCGAGACGCTCCCGATGAGCGACATCGCGGAGGCACACCGGCTCGTCGAGGAGCGCGAGGGGTTCGGAAAGGTCGTCGTCGTTCCGGACAGCGAGCTGTAG